The region agaggtagaaggggagatgtttgctcaggtcttgtgatgtaagcaaacaagtcttgtctattgctgtagctttgattcaaagatcaaaaaaggaatattaacagttaggaagacacttgagggaaatagtattattgtctctatgtctctttgaaggttgtggtaacctggatctgaactgttgaatggataaattaccctgtgctaattgccaggatgtttgggagaaggagagttaagcctattgttttctcaggccgaaaggctgcaggaaatgtataagaaccctgggacacgatcctgcttcatctcagatctgctttgggtttcaagagggggaaaccttaagccataaggattgagatccccagtcactgactggagtcaccctgaatatggacattggactataacctatggactatttctaaaaggatttTTGGCAACTACAGGCTCATCTCTGCTatgcatctgaacctcaagaattgaattcaagtctgtctgtatattgatcttttaaccaacactctatctcttttcttttttaatacattttagcttagttaataagaattggctgtgtgtgtattttgggtaagatctaagttataattgaacctgggtatgtggctgatcctttggggttggaagaaccttttcttttatatgatgagataagtttttcagtaatcatcatcatatctgacaggtgtgtctggacggaggcctgaggctgggcactttaagggaactgcgttgattagacttctgagtaaccagtgaggtactacagaggctgttttgggctggttggtaaatctaagtattggaatatccaccagcgtttggggcttgtctgccctgttttgtttgcagttcaccctgattgagtgacctcagctggctcccacgggcagcactgtCACAGCAGGGCTTTGGGCTTCTGAGGGCAGATGTCCTACAGCTGCCCCAATCCAACCAGATTATACACGTCCTCTGCAGGAGTGGCCCTGCACCCTTTCCCCCCTTGCAGtgctgcagtctgggagctgaccttgtctgtgaagaccgaggcaaaaaaagcattcagtacttcagctttttccacatcacctgtcactaggttgcttccccTATTCATTAAGGATCCCAcattttccctgaccttcttcttgttgctaacatacctgtagaaacccttcttgttacctttcacatccagtgctagctgcaactccagttgtgccttggcgtttctgatttcactcctgcatgcctgagcactatttttatactcctccctagtcatctgtccaagtttccacttcttgtaagcttcctttttgtgtttaagatcagcaaggatttcactgttaagccaagctggtcgcctgccatatttactattctttctgcatatcaggatggtttgttcctgcaacctcaataagacttctttaaaatacagccaccaACCATCCTCTGCTACCAAGTTGTCACAGACTCCCAGGACTCATGCTCTCTCTCGGCCCCGGAtggtccctgggaggaacccccttccgtgtgacagcccttcttgggggtccactctctcttggggGTTTAGCTgtaggcccctccacctcctggaaccgcaccACTCTGAGCCTCAGCTCGCCTGTCTCTCGCTGTTCGTCCCCTTCAGGGAGTCCATTCGCTCTGGACCCCTAGGGCTTCCAGACCCAGAGGGAATGATGCAGCCCTGTTCTCTAGATCGGAGtggctctcagccagcgtaaaacaggagggtttatggGTGGTGGGTATTGTAGGCAAGGGTAGGCTGtgccccacccacactctgctCCCGGGCCAGGCAGGCCCCCTCCTCCTGTGGTTCCCTTCCCAGAGCACTCTGCCTTGGCTGGCCCGGGCTGGCTGGCCTGACTCCTGCAGGGTGGTGGGCACCAGGGCTGCCCGCGCAAGCTGGCCGCCCGGACCACGTGGGCCATGAGTGCCCTGGTGCCTACAATGAGGGACATAGATGTTATCAGGGAGATTAACACCATCAGCAACTCACCAGCATGCAATAAAGTCCAAACCTTAACACATTCCTTGTAATGATGCTCCCTTTGGTGGGACGCTTCtgagagtgtcaattcaggacaaattgctcagagcagggcagtcactgccccaggctggggtttctccacctctaaggcaccaaaccagccagactaagaggacttcggtctcaccccactggctaaccacacgtcacacaagcaattccctcagacactccagtttcccagtatcaccaccagtgccactcgttatggggacgaatggttatgaaaaccaataccccagtaaaagaaaaaggttctcctgatcccaaaagactgagccccagacccaggtcaatatacaaatcagatcttacccacaaatcacgctgttgccaatcctttagaatctaaaatctaaagatttatttataaaaggaaaaagatagagacgagagctagaattggttaaatggaatcaattacctacagtaatggcaaagttcttggttcaggcttgtagcagtgatagaataaactgcaggttcaaatcaagtctctggaacatccccagctgggatgggtcctcagtcctttgttcagagtttcagtttgtagcaaggtccctccagaggtcagaagcaggattgaagacaagatggaggagtttctagggccttttatatcctctgcccatggaaggacacccctttgttcttactatGAAAAATTACAGCATCAAGatcgagtctggagtcacatgggaagtcacatgtccatgcatgactcagtttgcaggccgatgccattgtttacatgttagtttgaactttCCCAGGAAacctcagatgtggattggcgtctcccaaagtccattgtcagttcaGTGTTTCTTGGTTGGggacttactgagaatagtcctttctccggaagctgaccaaatgcttcactgaggctacttggaATCAAATACATTTGAGCTACAAGTACAgaaccaatatttataacttcaaatacaaaaatgatacacacatacaaccagcataatcataaccagcaaatcctAACCTTCCCATAGACCCctcacacgacaacctttgtacaatatttgctgcaaatatataacagtagctgcaacaatgatctatatggtcacagtttatgtcaataacgtcacctCCCTATTACTCTAACACCTGTTTTAACAACACTAACACCCAGGTGAGTCCGACTGGGGCCATCCAGGTACTTGTCAGTGTTCAGCTGAGgcctggggaccttggcatgagctggcatctggctTGCCAGTGTCACGGGGGTGTTCCATCCCCACACTGCACTGTGGCTCTGAGCTCCGTGGGGACAAGCTGCAAGGGAGAATGGGGTCAGAGGATCAATCAGAGAATCCTTTACCCCATCctgcagccagactgggccagagaccCATCAGGAAGGGGCTGAAATACCCCCTGGAGCACAGGGCAGGGCATAGGGCACAGTGGTCCCTCGCTTTCGAGTTGGGGGGGAGGCCACTCAGCCTCACGGCACATCGCCACCAGAGTGCCCTGGGACAGCCTAGATCCCTGCCCTTCTGTAACTGCCTCTGGGCACTGGGttgtttatacagggaccccttgcCTGGTGCTGACATGTGGCCCTCTGGGGTGGGATAGTACAGGGACCCCAGTGATGAAGGGGGaatgttttttaatatttttatgaagcctgtgtgtgcctcagtttccccaatgtgCTTCAGTGTtattgtcacggagtattggggaactcagggccctgcacccccgacttcctgcgattcaccatgactctcagccagccagtaaagcagaaggtttatttggatgataggaatacagtccaagacaggtcttgcaggcacagacaacagggcccccctcagttaggtccagcttggggtcccagggcatgccagcccacccccctttggggggtcagagccatctctgcctcccagccatctctccagcctccttccagcctgcttccagcactctgcttttgcgacccctcccacagcctttgttcagtttcccgggctaaggagtcgcctcgccttcaaccccttcctgggttctcatgttacacactcaggtatgcgccctcgggcagatcccatcctgcaatgcagactaccccagcacactcccctgtcagcattcacagaccacagtgagaacaggcccagttcgtcacagttaTCCATTGGGTGGAAAAGGAttgtttgctctcagggcaggatAAGGGCAAGTCCACACTACAAAatttaagttgacctaagttacattgACATACAGTCACTGCAGTAATTGAATCGGTTTTACACGTCCACACTACActccttgtgttggtggtgtGCATTCTCACCAGGAGCGCatgcaccaatttaactgtcagtgGGGGCATCGTGGGACGggttctgaaaggcagcaacagtcagtGAAAGTGTGAGCAAGGGCTGAATGAATCCTTCCCTGACAgcgagctgggaggggggagacttgggtgtgtttatgtaaatacagtttgctcctgctctgcttacatattcagcaaaaagtgatcaactttggctgatGTTGGGTACAAATCACCTTAGTACTGAACGCCAGGTAGTGAAATATGGTTcccaatgttgtaattattgtaggaatacaggaaagcaggactgtgcttaacctgtcacCCTCAGTTGAAACAACCTTATTAAGTCAGGTGCTTGAATGTCAGCGCCTTGGGAAAATAAGAGGAGTGGGGGTTTACACCCACTTAGAGGTTTTTCCTGGTCTGCTTTAACTTTTTTTCTCTCTGGTTAAAGAAACTCTGTACAGCGCTGACAGTCGCTAAGAGATGGATGCGTtgaggtggcagcagaaggcaaCTGACAGTCGGCTGGTGACCGAGTGGCTGGAGAGGCGCGGAGAGAGTGGTGAGTGGGCGGCAGGCGGGAGCGGCCAGTGAGTGgctagcagggcggctggtggagaggggcgGTGGGTCAGTGCCCAAGCAGTGGAGCGAGTTaggtgcctccttaccccactccccagggagaggtgaactctgcagctgCACCCCTGAACTCTGTGTCTGCACTGACCGGACAGtgcctgtgagtggggtgcagagaggggccAGGCCGGGATGCGacagggacttttgggttgctggagttAAGACCCTGGGGGAAAAGGGCACTGCCCAACCGacttggggtgggtcttttgctcatggtttaggTTTATGAACCCTGGGTGTGGGGCTTTCCCTAATTAACGCCgagtgacttccctcctttcattaaaagtttctttctgTGCTTGCAAAAGGGGAAGTTTGGCCtctcagaggcgcccaggggtggggtgcgattgtcccaggtcactgggtgggggctcgagccggttctgtgttgtatcgatGGAAAGGGACCCCCAggtattgaacccggccctgatTGCTGCCGGCTGCACCTGGTGGCAGGGTTACATAAGCAACACTAACACTGCATCGACCTAAGTACGTGGACCTAAGCACTACCCTAACCGTGCCTGATCCTCCTTCCCATTGTTCCTGTTGCTATGGAGATGGACCCGCTTCCTGTTGTTGTGGGAACGGGGTCTCCTTGCTGTGCTGTAGAGTGCGCTGCTGGGgcacccttcccccccgcccggTAGATTAGCATCCCTGTGTAACCAGGACcctaaacccaggagtcctggccccagccccctgctctaaccactacccCACACTGTCCCTCCTAATTAACACGTCACTGCTCCCCAGTAACCCCCGGCCCCCCTGACCCCACACCTGCCTCCCGCGCCTGTCAGTCTCCTGCacccatcaccctggtatctgatTCCCCCTTGGCCGAGCATGAAACCACCACTATGACCCCACATCCCCGCAGGgaactggggtgctgcccctgtgGCCCCGCCGCCCTGTCCCCAGGGCGATCAGAGCTGTGCCAGTCAGGAGGCATCACCCAGAGCAGCCCAGCCCAGTTCTCTCCCTGGCCCATCCCTGGGCTGCTCCCAGAGTCACCATGGCCACCGCAGTTACCTAGCAACAGACAACAGCCGTTACCTAGCAACAGACAACAGCTGTTCCCaggctctgctcactgttttctGGGCAGAACCAGCCATGGAGGGCGAGGCGGCCAGCATGGAGGGCATGGGGGGCCCGTCCCCCCCGCCGACCCAGGAGCCCTCGGGCCCGTCCCCCCCGCCGACCCAGGAGCCCTCGGGCCCGTCCCCCCCATCAGGCCAGGAGCCCTCGGGCCCGTCCCCCCCGCCGACCCAGGAGCCCTCGGGCCTGTCCCCCCCATCAGGCCAGGAGCCCTCGGGCCCGTCCCCCCCGCCGACCCAGGAGCCCTCGGGCCCGTCCCCCCCACCGGCCGAGGAACCCTCGGGCCCGTCCCCCCCACCGGCCGAGGAGCCCTCGGGCCCGTCCCGCTCGCCGGCCGAGGcgccggctggggctggggtgggggccgaCGAGCAGGAGGacaaggaggaggtggaggttaCCGACAGCCACACCCAGACGAAGCACAAGCCCCAGGGGGGCACGAAGAAGAAAGCAGCCAAGAAAGCGGCTGTGGGTAGGTCACCCGCCCCCGGGAGTGACCCAGAGCTGGCACTGGGGCTGGCAATGCCACGGGGCCCCATCTCCCCTCTGCTGGGGCGGGGGCTCGATGGGGTGAGCTGAGGCCTCGGGATCCGGGGCTGCGAAGCTGCGTCCAGCACCAGAGCGACCTCCCGGCTCTGAGCCAGCCGATCTCCCACCCTGACCCcaagccccagtcccagccaggctCTCGCGTCCCCGCCCCGCCAGgtaaagggctgggggggggggcagggctaggagaAGAGGGTGTAAATGTGCCCCAGCACCCAAGACTATGAATGGGGATTGAGGGGGCCAGGAGTAGGGGGAACCCACAGCttgggtagcaggggctgcaggtcgggactgaggggcagcggcagagctgtggggtgggggagcacaggggtgggggagcgggggccattggtcaggactgagggacaccggcagagctgggggggggaacccagggctagGCTAGCAGGGGGCCatgggtcgggattgaggtgtaccggcagggctgtggggtgggggagcagggggccgtgggtcgggactgagggacACGAGCAGGGCTGTTGGGTGAGGGATcacaggggtgggggagcagtggggtgtggatcgggactgaggggcactggcagagctgtggggtgggggagcacagAGCTGGGCGAGCGGGGGccgtgggtcgggattgaggtgtaccggcagggctgtggggtgggggagcacaggggtgggggagcagtggggtgtgggtcgggattgaggggcactggcagagctgtggggtgggggagcacagggctgggcgagCGGGGGccgtgggtcgggactgaggggcactggcagggctgcgTGTGACAAGCATGTAGAGGCCCAGGCCATGCTGAGCATGGCCCTGACGGAGTCTCTGGGAGCCGCAGGCCAAGGGAcacggagctggagctggagccgccTCCTCTGCACTCCAggcacagagccagggagggCTGGCTACCAGCTGTGCTACCCTGAGTGGGGGCTGCTCCTCACCAGAGCCAGGGGCCGGGGAGTCAGTCCCATGCAGAGAGCAGAGACTGGCCCATGGGTCGGGGAGGGCCCCTGGAGCAGCTGCCCCTGCCCACTCACCCTGCCCATCTCTGCCCAGGCTACGCGGTGCGGCCCATCGTCCCGGCCAGGAGGGCCGAGTTGGTGGCGGTGGCCAAGGCCATGCACCGGGACCAGTTCGGCAGGGAGGTGCAGGAGCTGTTCCACCTGGAGAGGGAGGCAGCGCTCACGGCCATGCAGACAGGTAGGGCCCTTCCTGGGGGGCGCGGGACCCCTCTGCTCGCTGGGGAATGGTGCCGAGCGCagcgggctggagctggggggagtaGCACGTAACTtgggagcccagggcctggctggggggcaCCAGAGCAGGAGATGGGGGATCCTGGGCATGGCTGACCCCCTCCCGCCCGCAGGTCTCTACATCGGCTGGCGCTGCCCTGAGTATCTGTGGGACTGCTTCCGTGTGGGTGACCTCTCCAAGTGCTTCTGCGGGCACCTCCTGCGGGAGCACCAGGTCTATGTCGGTAGGTTCGGGGCGGCccagtgctctggggcagggctggcggggTCTGGGGAGCACCAGGCCTGTGTTGGTGAATATGGGGCAGCCGGACAccatggggcagggctggcagggcacCAGGCCCGTGTTGGTGAGTGCGGGGTGCCCGGGTGCCATGGGGCAGGACTGACGGGGTCTGGGGGGCGTGCCAGGCCTGTGTCAGAGGGTACAGGGTGCCCAGGTGTCGTGGGGAAGGGCTGACGGAGTCTGGGGAGCACCAGGTCTTTGTTGGTGAGTTTGTGGCAGCCGGGAACTGTGGGGTCTGGGTTGGTGGAGTCTGGGGGGGCTTCAGGCCTCTGTCGGGGGTCTGGGCTGCCCGGGTGCCATGGGAAAGGGCTGGCAGGGCCTAGGGGTAGCATGCGAGCTCTCCAGGCACCAGTTCCTCACATGGCCCTGCTCCCCGCCAGCCCCGTGCACTCAAGGCTGGCAGTGATGGgtcagccccactctgtcccaTGGAGCCCGTGTGCCCatccccagggccagggcaggggtacCCCACTGCAAACCCAGCTCCAAtcccctcctgctgcctctgAGCTCGGCTGCTCCTCCGCTGGGcccaggctgtggggcagggggtgctggggtggggcccTGCACAGAGCAGGCAGGACTCCGTGAcactccccacaaagccagtcaggactttggggagcctcgtctcccatggagcagactgtctccagggcaaggagctcacacggcttcacctcctgggtctctcctgggagcattcagcatatgcccctccgtgcgcttcccacagcgagtccgcccaggcggggtcctgggggagccagagggtcctgcacccccacttcgcagtcagatgtgactcttagccagccagtaaaacagaggtttattagatgacaggaacacggtctaacacacagcttgtaggtacagcggtgAACGagacccctcggccgggtccattatggggttcagagagccagacacccacgtctgccctcactcctagtccccaggtagctccaactctcaaaccccctccagcccctccttctcccggctttgtctctttcccgggccaggaggtcacctgatctctttgttcacctttagctatttccttgcaggggggaagggccctggccatttgttgccagggagacagagtgtcagtgatttatgcacactggtcTTTATCCCaccccctagagacttaagaaatgcataggggaaactgaggcacccacacagtattcagaggaaacattaagaacagtcccacttcgtcacatgggcagagcccccagctcaGCACCCTCCGGGCACTTTCTGAGCAGCCATCtgagcctggggtggggagggctcgctGCGTGTGTCCCAAGGGTGACGGGCGCATGCTCTGCAGAGACGCGTGCGCGGGTGCCCTGCACCGTGCTCAGCTGCAAGTGCCAGAGCTTCATCTTCATCCCCTCCCGGCCCGAGGACGTGGGCGAGTTCTGGCTGAGGAAGAGAGTTGGCTTCGACCCCTCCacctggcgggccacgtgccgCTGCAAACACAGCCACGAGGAGCATGCGCCCAGCGCCAGCCGCGCCTGTCGGGCCACAGGTGGGCGCAGCTACGGGCAGGGCGTGCggtggcgggggagagagtgtgtgtgcctGCGTGGGGGGTGTACACGTGGgctgtcactgtgtgtgtgtgtgtctgtgcgttGTCactgtgtgtacgtgtgtgtgtgtttgtgggctgtcactgtgtgtgtgcatatgggtgggtgtgtacgtgtgtgtgcgtgtacatATGAgctgtcactgtgtgtgtgtacgtgtgtgtgcctgtgggttgtcactgtgtgtgtgtgtgcacacatgggctgtcactgtgtgtgcatgtacataTGGActatcactgtgtgtgtgtgtgtgtgtctgtgggttgtcactgtgtgtgcgtgtgtgtgcgtgtacatATGAGCTGTcactgtgtgtgtgcctgtgggttgtcactgtgtgtgtgtatgcacacatgGGCTGTCACTGTGTGTGCACGTACATATGGactgtcactgtgtgtgtgtgtgtgtgtgtgcctgtgggttgtcactgtgtgtgtgtgtgcacacatgggctgtcactgtgtgtgcatgtacatatggactgtcactgtgtgtgtgtgcctgtgggttgtcactgtgtgtgtgtgtgtgcgcacgtgggCTGTCGCTGTGGGTGGCTGTACACCTGGGCTGTCACTGCATGTCCCCTGGGCATTTCTGAGTGTGCCAACCCCCGGCACAGAAAGCGTCTCCCTGGTGCCTGTGGCTGGGTGTCTCTGGCTGCCAGTgctatggggaggaggagggagggtgctgGGGACTCTCGGGTACTGTGGCCAAGACCCAGGGGCCCCGAATCCTTGCCAGGctgagccctgccctcccccgcaCAGGCTGTTGGTGCGTCAGCTTCGAGTCCAACTTCCTGTGTGCGGCCTGTGACCGGCGCTGGGAGGAGCACGAGACCTTCTTCGAGACGGCTGAGACGCGGCGAAAGGGGGGCCGGCCCTATGGTACGCACAGCGCCTGGCCTCTGCCCCCCTCGCTCCCATGGCAGCACATAGGGTCTGGGCCGGGGCAGTGGGGCCCCCAGCCTAGCCCCGGCCCCGGCAGCTCCGTCTCCTCTGGAGCGTCAGGGCTTGTCACCCTGGGGAgaacccccaccccgtcccatgGCAGCGCTGTCACCCCCAGCGTAGCCCCAGGGCCACGCCTGTCCTGGGACAGagtggctggcacagagccccagGCATGTCTGCACCATTCCCCCGGCACAGCCCCCTCCGGCTTAGGCCCTGGGCCTGCACTTTGCACACGGGGACGCGCCGTGGCCCCCCCACGCTGCGCCCCCCCACTCGCTATGGCTCTCCAGTGGCACAGAAGCGACGCGCCCAGCGCCTGTTCACGCCGTCCAGCAGCAAAGGGGCCGGAATGGGCAAGCGAAGCCTGCACAGGCGTCAGGCGCCCCGGAGCCCAACTCCCTCCCTGCTCCGGAGAGACGCTCCTGACCCCTCAGACCTCGGCTCTGTTCCCTCTCTCGTGGGGGCTACACCCCGGCGGCTAGACAGTTCCTTGGAGGATCCCGGGGGCAGGCCACCTCCTTCCGCCAGCCCCACGCAGCCCCACCACCTCCGAGTCTGAGcccctgggctcctccctcctgctccaccccaggccctgcccagcgagtcccacccagccagcccctgggTGAGACGTGGCCCCTCCGCAGGGACCGACGCCCCCAGCCGGGGTCTGCAGCACCTGGAGCCCCCATGGGCAGCCCTGAGCTCAGCCCAGAGACCTGCAGGCTGAAGCATCGTCCCCCTGGCCGAGCAGAGccgctccccagccaggctgggggggcccCAGCTCAGGCGCTGGCCCCCTCTGGCTCCCTCGGCAggtcagtcccagcagccagctccctccaGGAGCCCCCACTGGGTTCCCCT is a window of Malaclemys terrapin pileata isolate rMalTer1 chromosome 6, rMalTer1.hap1, whole genome shotgun sequence DNA encoding:
- the FAM221B gene encoding protein FAM221B, with product MDALRWQQKATDSRLVTEWLERRGESEPAMEGEAASMEGMGGPSPPPTQEPSGPSPPPTQEPSGPSPPSGQEPSGPSPPPTQEPSGLSPPSGQEPSGPSPPPTQEPSGPSPPPAEEPSGPSPPPAEEPSGPSRSPAEAPAGAGVGADEQEDKEEVEVTDSHTQTKHKPQGGTKKKAAKKAAVGYAVRPIVPARRAELVAVAKAMHRDQFGREVQELFHLEREAALTAMQTGLYIGWRCPEYLWDCFRVGDLSKCFCGHLLREHQVYVETRARVPCTVLSCKCQSFIFIPSRPEDVGEFWLRKRVGFDPSTWRATCRCKHSHEEHAPSASRACRATGCWCVSFESNFLCAACDRRWEEHETFFETAETRRKGGRPYGEAYLPFAEMPELRNAVLTGHPGHSSAPQAPLGELPAPPSHALPFPSPGLRSPAKQSGKKA